GGCATTTACAAGTCAGGGAGGAGGTGTAAACCTGAAGATAAAACCCCTCCATTGTAAGGGTAAAGGAGGGATTAAAGCAGGGGTTACCGCTGAATGTCATTGTCAAACGTATTTTCTTGCCAGCCCCGATTGCTCTGATGAACAGGTCATCGAGTTAATTGGCAATCTATCCGGTGCGAAAACCTATTATCTTTTTGTGGATGCCTGTGACAGCAGTGTTTGTGAGTTTGAGATCACAACTTCCGGCGGTAGCCAAGCCCGATTACCGGCTCTGGGACGTATTTCAGGCCCAAGATCAGTCTGTCGGGAAGCCTGTGACATCCGTTACTCTGTTAATATTGCAGGAGGTTTGGACCCCGCCTATAGATGGACTTTGGGAGGCGAGCTCCTTCATACCAATACAGGGGAAGTTTTATTAAATTTTGAGAAGGAAGGTAGCTTTGAGCTTTGCGTAAAAGCGCTCATTGGTAATCCGGTGTCTGGTTCCATCTGTGAGGAAACTGAACAAATTTGCATGTCCATACAAGTCAGCCAAATCCCTGACAGAATTCAGTCCATGCGGGTCATTTGCACAGATGAGTTACCATTTGACTGGCACGGCATTCTGATTGATACTCCCGGCACTTATAAAAAGAACATGATGGATCAAGTAAGCTGTTGCGCTTTTGATTCTGTGATCCATGTCCAAATCTGGCAGAGGACCCGGGGACAAAATTATTTTTTCATCGCCCCACACAAAAATGCTGCATTTACCGATCCCCATAGCAATAAAGCTTTTCTAGGTTGTTATAACGGCAGAGAAATTACCATACAAGGATCAGCTGAAATTGGAAAATGCGACAGTAGTTATTTCTTATATTCAATTGCTCCGGAATGGCAGTCCTCCTTTGAGTACCAACGCTTAAAATTTGAAGCCATCCACACACTAAAATTATCTGATGTCACCCGTTTGTGTGGTACGGATCCATTGATTAAATATTCTTACTCCTGGTATTTGTCATCGGACCCAATAAAGACAATTCTGTCCAGAGATTTGAGTGTAAAGGTGGAAAGGACAGGTAAATACTGTGTTGAAATCAATGCTGAAGTTTTATTTGGAAATGCGAGAAGGGAATTCACCTGGGAGGTGTGTGAGCAAATGAACGAGGGCCTGATCAAAGTTGGTCTCCCTGAAAAACCATTGCCCGACAGCGCTTTGACCGAATTGGATAAGTTCCTTTCGCTAAGAAAGTATCATCTGCCAAATGGGAATCTGGAAGCCGAAACTTTCAAAGCAGACATTTTTCCAAACCCCGCATCCCTTCATACCGATTTGCAAATTTCATCCAATAGGGTTCTGAATCAGTGGACCTTGATTGATTTGAATGGAAAGATCATCCAAATGCAAAATTTATCCCAAGTAACTTCATTCAAACTTCCCATTCACCATGTATTGCAAGCCGGATCGTACTACATTCAATTAAAATCAGCTGATCAAATTTTGACAAAAAAATTCATTTTTCACCTATAAAATTTCAAGCCCAATGAGTAAAAATTATTTCCTGATTATAATCCTCATTGTCCTTGGGGTACAGACAATAAAAGCTCAATGCACCCCAGCATTTGCTGAAAATTGCGAGGATTCTTTTGTATTTTGCTCCTTATCTGCATTAAACGGATATTGCTGTCAAAATCCCAATTATGCAAATCCAACCGGTTGTACTCCTTTATGTCCGAATGGTGGTTCTTCATACAATACCGGCTGGTGGGCATTTACCAGTCGGGGTGGTACAGCTTCTATTACGATTTCTTTTAGCAACTGTTCGGTCAATGGTCAGGGATTAAAAATGGGAATATGGGATGCTTGCGATTGTGATGAATCTATTGTATGTAATCCTGCATGCAATGGTCCCAGTACATATACATTAAATTTCAACCTTGCGAATTGTAAGACCTATTATTTTTTTATTGACGGGTGCAATGGTGATGTTTGTGATTTTTGCTTGACCACCTCAGGAGGTGGTGCTCCTTATATACCACCGATCAACAGCATTAGTGGGATGAAGGACGTATGTGTTGAGGCATGTAATGTTAAATATTCAGTCATTTTGGGTGGATATTGTGAACCATTTTATGAATGGAACCTTGATGGCAATCCGGTTGGTAATGAAAATGCAGAGCTGACTTTGGACTTTCCGGATGAAGGAGATTTTCAGCTTTGTGTTACGGCATACATTGGTAATCCTCAGGGGGGATCCATTTGTGATCAGGAAGGTCCGAAATGTACCACAATCAGAGTGAGACCCATTCCTGACAAAGTTGGCCCTCCATGGATTCTTTGCCCGGAACTACTTCCATTCAAATGGCATTCCAATCTGGTGGATGGTCCTGGCATTTATCATCAAAGCTATGGAGATCCAGGGAGCTGTTGCAAGTTTGACTCTGTCAGGGAGTTTATCATATTAGATGTCCCGGAAATGCCCGAGGTATTTCATTTGGGATGCAACGAACTAGATGCCTATATAGATCCTACGACCAGGCAGAGTTTTAACAATTGTCAGTACAACAGACCCATCCTCCTCAAGAAAAGTACAATGCCTTATCGATGCGACAGTTCTTATTTATTAAATGCGGTATTTTTGAACCATCAAGTTACATTCAGAGAATATTGTGATAGTGGTAAATTGTATCTTGAACCAAGAATCATAGATCGTACCAATAATTGTGATTTTATCAACCCACTCAGTCAGGACTATCGCTTCCGTTGGTATATAAAATCAGACAGCACCAAGAAATCAATTGATTCTATAGAGCGAATCGAACTGACTATGAAGGAGGAATACTGTTTGGAAGTTTTTGTCGATGCCACTTACGAAAAGATTCTTAAAAAATGCAGTTTTACTTTTTGTGAACAATGGGACGAATCAGAATTTTTTCCTTACGAAGTTTGTATCGATGGTGACTTTGAAGCAAAACCCGGTGACAGCGTACAATATACCATTGATACCCTTTTAAAACCGATGGTGAGTTCACAAACATGGACTGTAGAAGGTGGAATTATTCTGACGAGAGATGGAGGAAAGGACACCAGTGATGTGCTCGTCCTTTGGGACGATACTTCTTCCGTGAGAATGATTTGCTATCAATACAGCAACGAATGTGGCCTGAGTAAAAAATGCTGCAGAGACATTCGATTCACTTCCGCGGTTGGAGATTTTATTATCAATCCGGAAGACATCAGAATTATTCCCAATCCCGTGAATCAAAAATTCATTATTCAAACACCAAAAGAAATGAAAATTCAATCATTGCATATATTTGATCAGATGGGACGTATTGTAAAAGAATGGAAAAAACCAGGTACACTTGAATTTGACATATCCACAAATCCGGATGGATTGTATTATTTACTCATCCAAACTGATCGGGGAATGCTGAATAAGAAAATGATCCTTTTAAAATAGAATTCTTAAATATGATTAAAAATCCTGACACATGATAAAAGTATTAATCTCCTTTTCTTTGCTTTCAGTTTATTTTATGACTGTCCAGCTGAACGCTCAGTGCACCCCCCCTTCAGCAGACGAATGTGACCAAGCCAACGTCTTGTGCTCACTGTCTGAAGTAAATGGATACTGCTGCCAAAATACAGATTACTCAAATCCAACAGGATGCTCGCCACTGTGTCCAAGCGGTGGGGCACCCCACAATACAGGTTGGTGGGCCTTTGTGACTCAAGGTGGTACAGTCAATATTACCATCACCTTTTCGAATTGTACCGTCAATGGAACGGGTGTCCAAATGGGAATATGGGGCGACTGCACTTGTGGCGAATCTATTGTTTGTAATCCAGGCTGTAGTGGGCCTGGAAGTTATACCCTTTCAGGAAATCTTATTCCTTGCAAAATTTATTATTTATTTGTGGATGGTTGTAGTGGGGATGTCTGCGATTTCTGTTTAGCAACAACCGGGGGACTTCCTCCTATGTTGCCACCATTGGGAAATATTACGGGTCCAAGAGAGGTTTGCATTGGAGCTTGCAAAACAAAATATACTGTGGATGTTGCAGGTGCATGTGAGCCTGTTTATGAATGGACATTGGATGGAAATGAAGTTGGCAATGGAACCGGAGAAGTCACTTTGGATTTCCCTCAAGAAGGCGATTTTATTTTGTGCGTCACCGCTTATATAGGAAATCCTCGGTCAGGATCTATATGTGATCAAGAGGGGCCAGTCTGTATCACCATTAAAGTAAGGCCTGAGAGAGATCGAGTGGGTCCACCTTGGAACCTTTGTTCTGAGGATTTACCTTTTGATTGGCATGGAATTTCAGTGGCCAAATCTGGAGAATACCGCCAGACATTTAGAGACTGGAATGGTTGTTGCGTTTTTGATTCGGTTAGAGAGTTTATAATAAAGCCCGTACCAGACACAGCTATTATTTTTCATCTGGGATGCAGTGCTGCCGATGGATATTTGGACACCATAGCAAATCAATATTTCTTTTCTTGCCAATACCAAAAGCTGATTACCCTCAAAAACTCTACCAACCCTTTACTTTGTGACAGTGCCTACTTGCTAAATGCAGTCTTTCTAAATTACAATACCATCTTCAGAGAATTCTGCGATAGCGGTTATTTGCATATTGACGCCAGAGTCATCGACAGAACGATCACTTGTGGTAATGATAGCGACTTGATGAGATCTGTCCGGTACCGTTGGTATCTGAATTCAGACAGCACCAAAACCACGATTGATACACAATCCTACTTATTGATTGACCAAAAGGATGTATATTGTCTGGAAATTCTGATTTATGCAGAATTTGGAGATCAGAAAAAAATGTGCAGTTTTAGTTTTTGCGAGCAGTGGGACGAATCAGAATTTCTGCCATACCAGGTATGTATCCTCGGAAATTTTGAAGCAAAGAATGGCGACAGTGCACATTACAGCATCGACACCATTCCGGAAGATTCGGTGCGACAACAGATCTGGACTGTGGAAGGCGGCAAGATACTTACAAGAGATGAAGGAAAGGACACCAGTGATGTGCTCGTCCTTTGGGACGATACTTCTTCCGTGAGGATGATTTGCTATCAATATAGCAACGAATGTGGCCTAAGTAAAAAATGCTGCAGAGAAGTCAGGTTTATCTCATCTCTTGACGAAGCAATATTAAAACCGGAAGATATCATTCTGGTCCCGAATCCGGTTAGTCACAGCTTCCGGATCATCATAAAAGAAAATTTAAAAATTAAATCACTGCAGTTGTTTGACTTACAAGGAAGACCTATCCAAACTTGGACTCAAAATTTTTCAGAAGAATTTGACCTGTCTGAATTTACCAACGGCATTTATCATGTTCGCATCCATGCAGAACAAGGTACCATTCACAAAAAAATAGTTTTCATTAAATAAAACAACCTATGAAAAATTTAATAAAATTGATTGGAATCATCTGGATCTGTGCTATTCATTTATTGCCCACTCCAATCCATTCTCAATGTAATCCACCTCCGAATGAAGAATGTGAACAAACAGAGGCTTTATGCGGCCTATCCTTATTAAATGGATATTGTTGCACCACGGTGGATTATGTCAATCCAACTGGTTGCTCACCGCTGTGTCCAAGTGGCGGCACACCAAACAACACAAGTTGGTGGGCCTTTGCCACCAACGGTGGCTCAGTAAGCATCAACATCAATTACAGCAATTGCAGCGTCAATGGGCAGGGCCTTCAAATGGGACTCTGGGGAGACTGTGATTGTGGAGAATCTTTGGCTTGTTACTCGAGTTGCGGAGGACCCAGCAATTACAATATTTCTGCCAATTTGGTGGCATGCAAAATCTATTATTTATTTATCAATGGTTGCAGTGGAGATGTGTGTGATTTTTGTTTGACCACCACGGGAGGACTGCCCCCAAATTTGCCTAGCATCGGAAGTATATCAGGACCCGTGGATGTATGCGAAGGTGCTTGTAATATTAGATATAGTGTCAATCTAAACAATTCCTGTTTACCGCATTACGAATGGACCCTGGATGGCAATCAGGTTGGCTCAGAAAATCCTGAGATAGCATTTGATTTTCCCAAAGAAGGAGATTTTCTTTTGTGCGTTACAGCTTATATTGGAAACCCTCAATCCGGAAACATTTGCGATCAGGAGGGTCCAGTTTGTAAAAACATAAGAGTAAGGCGCATACAGGACAGATTCGGACCGCCGTGGTTACTTTGTCCTGATGTCCTGCCTTTCAAATGGCATTCACAATTGGTAGTTGGTTCTGGCATTTATTCCCATGAGTTTGGAGATCGCCTGAGCTGTTGCAAGTTTGACTCTGTCAGGGAATTTATTGTGTTGGATCCGCCGGAGATGCCGACAGTATTTCACCTGGGTTGCAATCTAATGGATGCATACATTGATCCGACGACCAGACAGAGTTTTAACAACTGTCAGGTCAACAGAGCCATCCTTCTCAAGAAAAGTACTGTTCCTTATCGCTGTGACAGTTCATATTTATTAAATGCGATTTTTCTGAACCAGATGGTTAGTTTTAGGGAGTATTGCGACAGCGGTAAACTCTATCTCGAACCCAGAATCATTGATCAAACGATTGTCTGTGATTTCAACAACGAACTATCCCAGGATTATACCCTGCGATGGTATTTAAAATCGGACAGTACCAAAAAAACAATTGATTTTGCGGATCGACTATTGCTGACCAGAAAAGATTCTTATTGTTTGGAAGTTTTGGTCGATGCATATTACGGCACCGTCAGCAAAAAATGCAGCTTTACCTATTGCGAACAATTGAATGAAGACGATTTCTTTTTGTATGAAATTTGTCCAAAAGGCGATCTCGCCCCAAGACCCGGGGACAGTGTCTATTATACCATCGATACGACCTTGCATCCGCAGACCAACTCACAACGATGGACCATCGAAGGAGGCCGCATTTTGACGCCAGGAGAAGGCAAAGACACCAACGAAATTATCGTTATTTGGGATGAAGCGGCTCCTGAAAAATTATTGTGCTATCAATACATTTCGCCCTGTGGAGAAAGTAAAAAATGTTGTCAGGAAGTGAAGATTATTTCTTCTGAAAAAAATATTTTGCAGCTTATAGATGGTGTAATGATTATTCCTAATCCAACTTCACATTCCTTCCATATATGGATGAAATCAGATTTGGAAATAAATACAATAAATCTTTATGACCAACTGGGCCAACAGAGAAAAAACTGGATCAGACCATTGTCCCGTGATTTTGAAATTTCAGATTTACCATCCGGTATTTATTTTTTGCGAATACAAACTAAGCATGGTGAACTTGTTAAAAAAATTGCACTGAGTCATTAAAATATTTAGAATGGAAAAATTATTTCTTCTTGCATCGTTCTTACTTTTTTCGCATGCAATAAATATTCTCGAAGCACAATGTACGCCAAAGTCATCCGATGAATGCAATGATATTGAATTGCTGTGTTCTTTGTCTGAACTTAATGGATACTGTTGCAGATTAACTGAATTTGACCGTCAAATTGGATGTCATCCGCTTTGTACGGGTGGTCCTCCCACCAACAATATAGAACTTTGGCCTTTTGTTACCAATGGTGGACAAGTGACCATCACACTCCAAACTTCCAATTGTGACTCAATTGGAAAGGGTATGCAGATGGCCATTTGGCGCGATTGTTTGTGTCAGCAATTGGTTGCTTGTCAATCCACATGTAATGGACTAAGCACAATTAGTATGACTGCCACTTTATCACCCTGCGTAATTTATTACTTGATGGTGGCCGGTTGTAATGGAGATGTTTGTAATTTTTGTCTGAGTATTACAGGAGGTGCCGGCCCTGTATTTTCACCGATTGGTCCAATCATTGGGCCATCTGAAGTTTGTATGGGAGATATGAAAATCCATTACTCTGCACAATCTCAAGATCCCTGCGAGAGGAATCATCAATGGACGCTGGATGGTCAGCCCATCCGAACAGATGAGGCATATGTTGATCTTGCATTCAATGAAGAAGGAAGTTTTGAATTATGCGTTTCGACAAAGTTTGGGAATGGTTCCTTAAATATAGTTTGTTCAGAAGACGGTCCCGTATGCAAAACGATCAAAGTCTCTAAGGAAAATGATCGAATTGGAACGCCCTTCCGTCTTTGTCCTGAGAAAATTCCATATCGTTGGTACAATCAAATTGTTCTTGGACCCGGATTTTATTCAAGTAGCTTTACCGATCCAACAACAAAGTGCATTTTTGATTCAGTTCGTGAATTTATTGTACTGGATCCACCTGAATACCCCACCGTTTATTATTTGGGTTGTGATGAGGATGATTTTTATATCGATAGCATTACAGGTAGCAAATTTGACCAATGTCAATTTTACCGATTTGTCAAACTCCCAAAATCAACAGAACAGTTTACCTGCGACAGTGGATATTATCTTAATTCAATATTTCTAAATTACAATGTGATATTTAGAGAATATTGCGATAGCGGAAGAATCATTATTGATCCCAGAATAATAGATCGGACATTGACCTGTGGTAATACCGCAGAATTCAAACAAAACTATGCTTATCGTTGGTATCTTAAATCGGATAGCACTAAAACGACATTGGATACCCAAAGTTATTTAAAGGTAAAACAAAAAGCTGATTATTGCTTAGAGATTTTAATAGCTGCTGAGTTTGGCGATCAAATAAAAAAATGCAGTTTTACATTTTGTGAAGCTTGGGACGAAGATGAATTATTAGCATACGAAATTTGTCCAAAAGGCGATCTCGCCCCAAGACCCGGAGACAGTGTCTATTATACCATCGATACGACCTTGCATCCGCAGACCAACTCACAACAATGGACCATCGAAGGAGGTCGCATTTTGACGCCTGGGGAAGGCAAAGACACCAACGAAATTGTCGTGATTTGGGATGAAGCGGCTCCTGAAAAATTATTGTGCTATCAGTATATTTCAAACTGCGGTGAGAGCAAAAAATGTTGTCAGGAAGTGAAGATTATTTCTTCAAATAAAGATGTCAACTTAAATGCAAATGAAATTGTGATCGTTCCAAACCCGGTGGATCAAAAATTTAGTATATTCACTTTGCGTGAATTGAAAATTGAAACAGTGATTCTGTTTGATCCAATGGGACATGTGGTTCAACATTGGAATAAACCTATCGGATCTGAATTTACAATTAATGAGCTGCGGTCGGGCTTGTACTATTTGAAACTAAAAACAGATCGCGGAACGTATATCAAAAAGTTGATGACAATACATTGATGATATTGAAATCTATCAGAAATGAGATTGAAAGATATTGTGCTTTGCTTTGCGATTTCTCTTTTTACCGAGGTGAAATTAAATGCGCAATGCTCACCTCCATGGACTGATCATTGCAAAGATGCACATATCTTGTGTTCGCCTTCAGAATTGCATGGCTATTGTTGTTCTCATATTAAATATAGCAATCCATCCGGCTGTGATCCTTTGTGCCCTTCAGGTGGAAAATCAATAAACACATCCTGGTGGGCTTTTAAGTCTTTGGGTGGAAGCGTCATGATCCATATCGAAGTCAACAATTGCTCTATCAATGGAATGGGAATCCAAATGGGACTTTGGGCCGATTGTTCATGCAATGAATCAGTGATATGTCGCTCTGAATGTAAAAGTTCGGGAATGGTCTCCATTACCGCTGATTTAGATCCTTGCAAAGATTATTATTTTTTTGTCAATGGTTGCAATGGTGATATTTGTGATATCTGCATTTTAATTGAGGAGGAACGTGAAGATATATTTCCTCCTCCTAGTCTGAACGGTCCGCAAAATGTTTGTTTGGGTACAAATGCACAAATTTATTATCTCGTAAGTGAGTATCCTTGTGTTGATTCGTATGAGTGGTTCCTTAACGGGGATAATCTTTTTCAGGATGCAGATTCAGTAGGTATCCATTTTGTTGATGTAGGAGATTTTGTCTTATGTGGAACCGGTTTTCATTATTCGAATTCCAGAAGTATTTGTTATCAAATAGGACCTGTTTGCAAAAACATTCTTGTATCAAAACAGGCTGATGTGAATCACGGAGAAACCATCTGTTTTGAAACCGCTGGAAATTACAAACCCAGAGCAAATTGTTTTTGGGCACAAAATGGAAGACTTATATGCAGAGGCGAAGATTCTGCAGCTTGCATTGTGGATACAAATATTTTTTTTATCGTTTTATCGCCAGCTGTACCTCCTGAGATCTATTATTTAGCTGCCTTTCCGGGAGAGTTTTACAAGGATACTTTAACTGGTTTGACTTTTAGAGGTTGTCAATTTGAAACTGAAATTCATTTGCCAAAATCTGCCGGAATCTTGCAATGTGATTCTTCCTATGTTTTAAATATGTTTTCTCCAGATTATACAGCCAACCTGCGAAATTATGGTTTTTTAGGAAGTTACTATTTAGAAGCTCGATTGATCGACAGGACCCAGACTTGTGGGAACAGCGGTTATTCAGAAACGATCCAATTCAAATGGTATCGGAAGGCTGATCCACAAAAAAAGACTTTGGATACAAACGAAATTATCAAAGTATTTGGTCACGATACTTTTTGCGTTGATATATTCATCCATATCAAATTTGGCAATACATCAAGGGACTATGCTTATACTTTTTGTCAAAAAAACACCAAAGGGCCTAAAATAATAGGGCCTGAAATTCCACCTACTGACACCATGTTGGGAAGATTAAATTCCAATATTCTAAAACAAGAATTGGAAAATGAAATGTCATTCCCTTCCAAAAACAAAAATACTATAAACATTATTCCCAATCCCAATCAGTCAGGAAACAAATTTTCTGTAATAGCTTCTAAAAGCATCGGTGAGATGTTCATATATGATTTGAATGCTAAGCTTGTTTGGTCAGGGAATGCACATCAGGAAAAATCACTGGATCTATTCTTAGATTCAAATCTAGCACCCGGTGTTTATATCATGATGGCCAATTGTAATAAAAAACTTATCTTTGAAAGATTTGTTGTGCAGCCTTAAACTTCTCAGATGAAATTTGGATTTTTGCTTTCTGCAATTTTATTCTTACAGCTAACTGACACAGTTATTTTCGGGCAATGCAGTATTCCCCGTGCAGACACCTGTGATCAAGCCGAAATTATTTGTTCTTTGTCAGAGTTCAATGAGTTTTGTTGCAGTTCATCCAATTATCTGAACACCACCGGTTGCATTCCTTTGTGTCCCAGACCCGTAGGAGGTGGATCAAGCCGAAATACTTCCTGGTGGGCATTTCGGTCGATGGGTGGAGAAATTAATGTTCAAGTCGTTGTATTCAAATGTCAATTGACTGGTCAGGGTTTGCAGATGGGTTTGTGGGCGGATTGCGATTGTCGAGAGGCAGTGGTTTGCAAAAGTACATGCGGGGGATTGAATGAGTTTTTATTGACAGCCCAATTGGAATCCTGTAAGGTATATTATATGTTTGTCAATGGTTGCAATGGGGATGTCTGTGATTTTTGTTTGCTAACCTCCGTTGAAAATGAAGCTACATTACCTCCGCTTAATCTGGCTCCACATCTGACGAAAGTATGCAAAGGCGCATGTGAAGTTAAATATGAAGTGCAAGATACTTTTCTTTGCGGAGCTCATTATGTCTGGACACTGGATTCTGTGGTATTGGCTTCCAACGAAAAAAATATAGTCCTTGATTTTCCGGATTCAGGAAGTTTTCGATTGTGTGTGACGGCTTATCTTGGTAATCCTCTTTCAGGAAATATATGCGATCAGGATGGTCCAATTTGTACAACCATTCGCGTGGTCGATCAAACGACAGAACGCAGAGGCCATGAAGGAATTTTATGCTGGGATCAGATTCCTTTTTCTTGGCATGATCAAGTCATTACCAAGTCCGGTGATTACAGACAGACCTTGCAGGATAGTTTGAGTTGCTGCGATTATGATTCAGTCAGATTATTTACCTTATTAGATAGGCCTTCCGTTTATTTTGTGGGATGCATTGGTGATACTTTTACTGATACGGTTACCAATCAAACTTATAATACCTGCCAGCTCAATACCCTAATCGACCATCCCGGTAAAACCATGCTATATCAATGCGACAGTTCCTATTTACTCAATGCGGTGTTTTTAAATTATCATGTAATCTTTCGCGAGTATTGTTTGGGTGGAAAAGTTGTCATTGAAGCCAGAACCATAGACCGAACCCTTACCTGTGGAAACCAAAATTTAATGCAAGATTTACAGTATCGCTGGTATCTAAAGAATGATCCTGCAAGGCGTATTCTTGGGAATGAAGCTATTTTTGAACCAGGCGGAAATGAAGAGTATTGTTTGAATTTAACCGTAGTAGCCCACTTTGGTGATCAAACCAGAACTTGTGAATTTGATTTTTGTGAGCAATGGGACGAAAGTCAGTTATATCCTTATGAAGTATGTCCTTTGGGTGATCTTATCCTGACCGACAAATTGCGGGGTAATTATTTTCTGGATTCAATAACACCCACAAATGTTTTTGTCCACAACTGGAAAGTGACCGGTGGCAATATTCTCACTCCAATGGGAGGAATTGATACGACAGAAATCGTAGTAGAATGGGATCCTTCCGCATCGGAACATAAAGTTTGTTATAATTATATTTCCAATTGCGGGGAAAGCAAGGAGTGTTGTATTCTGGTAAGACTTGTTTCTGGTACAGTGGAGGATGTTCATGGTTTCGATTTTTGGACTGTGGTCCCCAATCCAGCTTACGGAGAGATTCGCATTATTCATCCAAGCCAACAAGCAAATGTCATCGAGGTGATCGATCCATTTGGAAAGTCCGCGAAAAAATTTAAATCCATTGGAAATGGATCTTTTGATATTTCCAATTTGCAATCAGGAACGTATTTTTT
This window of the Saprospiraceae bacterium genome carries:
- a CDS encoding T9SS type A sorting domain-containing protein, yielding MEKLFLLASFLLFSHAINILEAQCTPKSSDECNDIELLCSLSELNGYCCRLTEFDRQIGCHPLCTGGPPTNNIELWPFVTNGGQVTITLQTSNCDSIGKGMQMAIWRDCLCQQLVACQSTCNGLSTISMTATLSPCVIYYLMVAGCNGDVCNFCLSITGGAGPVFSPIGPIIGPSEVCMGDMKIHYSAQSQDPCERNHQWTLDGQPIRTDEAYVDLAFNEEGSFELCVSTKFGNGSLNIVCSEDGPVCKTIKVSKENDRIGTPFRLCPEKIPYRWYNQIVLGPGFYSSSFTDPTTKCIFDSVREFIVLDPPEYPTVYYLGCDEDDFYIDSITGSKFDQCQFYRFVKLPKSTEQFTCDSGYYLNSIFLNYNVIFREYCDSGRIIIDPRIIDRTLTCGNTAEFKQNYAYRWYLKSDSTKTTLDTQSYLKVKQKADYCLEILIAAEFGDQIKKCSFTFCEAWDEDELLAYEICPKGDLAPRPGDSVYYTIDTTLHPQTNSQQWTIEGGRILTPGEGKDTNEIVVIWDEAAPEKLLCYQYISNCGESKKCCQEVKIISSNKDVNLNANEIVIVPNPVDQKFSIFTLRELKIETVILFDPMGHVVQHWNKPIGSEFTINELRSGLYYLKLKTDRGTYIKKLMTIH
- a CDS encoding T9SS type A sorting domain-containing protein, which translates into the protein MRLKDIVLCFAISLFTEVKLNAQCSPPWTDHCKDAHILCSPSELHGYCCSHIKYSNPSGCDPLCPSGGKSINTSWWAFKSLGGSVMIHIEVNNCSINGMGIQMGLWADCSCNESVICRSECKSSGMVSITADLDPCKDYYFFVNGCNGDICDICILIEEEREDIFPPPSLNGPQNVCLGTNAQIYYLVSEYPCVDSYEWFLNGDNLFQDADSVGIHFVDVGDFVLCGTGFHYSNSRSICYQIGPVCKNILVSKQADVNHGETICFETAGNYKPRANCFWAQNGRLICRGEDSAACIVDTNIFFIVLSPAVPPEIYYLAAFPGEFYKDTLTGLTFRGCQFETEIHLPKSAGILQCDSSYVLNMFSPDYTANLRNYGFLGSYYLEARLIDRTQTCGNSGYSETIQFKWYRKADPQKKTLDTNEIIKVFGHDTFCVDIFIHIKFGNTSRDYAYTFCQKNTKGPKIIGPEIPPTDTMLGRLNSNILKQELENEMSFPSKNKNTINIIPNPNQSGNKFSVIASKSIGEMFIYDLNAKLVWSGNAHQEKSLDLFLDSNLAPGVYIMMANCNKKLIFERFVVQP
- a CDS encoding T9SS type A sorting domain-containing protein, producing the protein MKFGFLLSAILFLQLTDTVIFGQCSIPRADTCDQAEIICSLSEFNEFCCSSSNYLNTTGCIPLCPRPVGGGSSRNTSWWAFRSMGGEINVQVVVFKCQLTGQGLQMGLWADCDCREAVVCKSTCGGLNEFLLTAQLESCKVYYMFVNGCNGDVCDFCLLTSVENEATLPPLNLAPHLTKVCKGACEVKYEVQDTFLCGAHYVWTLDSVVLASNEKNIVLDFPDSGSFRLCVTAYLGNPLSGNICDQDGPICTTIRVVDQTTERRGHEGILCWDQIPFSWHDQVITKSGDYRQTLQDSLSCCDYDSVRLFTLLDRPSVYFVGCIGDTFTDTVTNQTYNTCQLNTLIDHPGKTMLYQCDSSYLLNAVFLNYHVIFREYCLGGKVVIEARTIDRTLTCGNQNLMQDLQYRWYLKNDPARRILGNEAIFEPGGNEEYCLNLTVVAHFGDQTRTCEFDFCEQWDESQLYPYEVCPLGDLILTDKLRGNYFLDSITPTNVFVHNWKVTGGNILTPMGGIDTTEIVVEWDPSASEHKVCYNYISNCGESKECCILVRLVSGTVEDVHGFDFWTVVPNPAYGEIRIIHPSQQANVIEVIDPFGKSAKKFKSIGNGSFDISNLQSGTYFLKIHSRSGTFVRRLMVIR